In Drosophila santomea strain STO CAGO 1482 chromosome 3L, Prin_Dsan_1.1, whole genome shotgun sequence, a single window of DNA contains:
- the LOC120450585 gene encoding T-cell immunomodulatory protein, which yields MTRCTLVLGLLLALGNLTHASDITDKVFADIKEGIVAAFGDFDSDELTDVFVIRDEMRTLQILFGHYTEPLLKLGPYCQYGDKTIVSVIPGDFDGDALMDVLVNLKGKDKDTYEVHINWGNTTELKCSKESLFTSKGEVMALDFNRDMIIDLYGLDTAGERTFWIFNSSRLPPEPIHQAEPTEIKGNSLSIPNANAYLDLNGDFLADLFLQTEGSYEIWHGINERDKQENFSYQYQIKFQPIGGNDYHIGQAVFMDFELKGVQNIVVPFCIFSNCRNSSIMVHDGTDFRNLLVNFHDPQGITWAFVPPVSDDVYLRTITARSGDFNLDGYPDLLVTLQPLNVGKPVMQTFLLENVPCTTCNKPLKRTFEVRWNALSPMGNNTVAGAFYDFYQDGVLDVILIRKDAKGKYQPLAFRNTLDYDANFVKVIVLTGLDNKQNPERRTPLGRKKRTYGTNLPGPRITYTTTTQDGDQQCGSSVQLPQASYFALQLPYTCFGLGRTPNFVDQLTVGLGSKLRNWTQLIPNSQIIVVPKPLNEPSHWKAQLFVTPSKLILMSVVALGGTCLVIVFIILVLYIKEKREDKQERLQESHRFHFDAM from the exons ATGACGAGATGCACCCTGGTACTGGGTCTCCTGCTGGCCCTGGGCAACCTAACTCACGCCAGTGATATCACGGATAAAGTGTTCGCAGACATTAAAGAGGGCATTGTGGCAGCTTTCGGGGATTTCGATTCCGACGAACTCACGGATGTCTTTGTGATTCGCGATGAGATGAGGACATTGCAGATACTCTTTG GGCACTACACGGAGCCTCTGCTGAAACTGGGGCCCTACTGCCAGTACGGAGATAAGACCATTGTGAGTGTTATACCCGGGGACTTCGATGGCGACGCCCTAATGGACGTGCTGGTTAACCTGAAGGGCAAGGACAAGGACACCTACGAGGTGCACATAAACTGGGGCAATACCACCGAACTGAAGTGCTCCAAGGAGTCACTCTTCACCAGCAAAGGAGAGGTAATGGCCCTGGATTTTAACCGCGACATGATTATCGATTTATACGGCCTCGACACTGCGGGAGAGCGCACATTCTGGATATTCAACAGCAGTAGACTTCCGCCGGAGCCTATACACCAGGCGGAGCCCACGGAAATCAAGGGAAACTCGTTGAGCAtcccaaatgcaaatgcctaTCTGGATCTGAACGGGGACTTCTTGGCCGATCTGTTCTTGCAGACGGAAGGCTCCTACGAAATATGGCACGGCATCAACGAGCGAGACAAGCAGGAGAATTTCAGCTACCAATACCAAATTAAGTTCCAGCCGATCGGAGGCAATGACTACCACATCGGTCAGGCTGTGTTCATGGACTTCGAGCTGAAGGGCGTGCAAAATATTGTGGTTCCCTTTTGCATCTTTTCCAATTGCCGGAACTCCTCAATCATGGTGCACGATGGCACCGATTTTCGAAATCTCCTCGTAAACTTCCACGACCCACAGGGCATAACCTGGGCCTTTGTGCCGCCCGTGTCAGATGATGTTTACCTGCGAACCATTACGGCAAGGAGTGGGGACTTCAACCTTGATGGATACCCTGATCTTCTGGTTACTTTGCAGCCTCTGAACGTGGGTAAGCCAGTGATGCAAACGTTCTTGCTGGAGAATGTGCCTTGCACAACGTGTAATAAGCCGCTGAAGCGCACTTTCGAGGTGCGTTGGAACGCCCTTTCTCCAATGGGCAACAACACGGTGGCAGGCGCATTCTACGACTTTTACCAGGACGGTGTGCTCGATGTGATTCTTATTCGAAAAGATGCAAAGGGCAAATACCAGCCACTTGCTTTCCGGAACACGCTTGACTATGACGCGAACTTTGTGAAGGTTATTGTGCTGACTGGTTTAGATAACAAGCAGAACCCGGAACGACGCACTCCTTTGGGCAGGAAAAAGCGCACCTATGGCACCAATCTGCCAGGACCCCGCATCACCTATACTACAACTACTCAGGATGGGGATCAGCAGTGCGGCAGCAGTGTTCAACTTCCGCAGGCCTCGTACTTTGCTCTGCAACTGCCGTATACGTGCTTTGGTTTGGGTCGAACCCCAAATTTTGTTGATCAATTGACGGTAGGATTGGGCAGCAAGTTACGCAACTGGACGCAACTTATACCGAATTCTCAAATCATTGTGGTTCCAAAACCCCTAAATGAACCGTCACACTGGAAGGCTCAGCTCTTTGTCACGCCTAGCAAATTGATCCTCATGAGCGTCGTGGCCCTGGGTGGTACCTGCCTGGTCATCGTCTTTATCATCCTTGTGCTGTACATCAAGGAAAAGCGCGAGGATAAACAGGAGCGTTTGCAGGAGTCCCACAGATTCCATTTCGATGCAATGTAA